In Haloarchaeobius litoreus, the following are encoded in one genomic region:
- a CDS encoding MFS transporter, translating into MATDRSVVRRYYLFRATNAAGFYLPISVLYLLDQGFGLGFVALVQATFSLAMLAAEIPSGYLGDRIGRRASLAVGNLLRAAGMAGYAFVETPVGFVAMQVVWATGWAFRSGTGDAWLYELLARTCDDDGFARIKGRGSTVLLLTSAVTAIAGGLLYGVAHELPFLLSATLAVAGVPVLYTFPSVRVEDDDADVFTVREAVRMLRVQASRESVRWLVAYVGLFYGLFGLARMVEQPALDALGVPAAGLGVVFAAFKLVSAGAASTAGWFEERLGARGVFGLLVPVFAVAFVIGAFFPVFLVPTFFLYRSVRSVVQPVQNQYLNDRLADVGRATVLSGVSMVLSLSSGLMKLATGGIAEQLGPLAFLPRAGAVVVVVACLLWFLTRPVRSGAGTAAVPGGGAAASD; encoded by the coding sequence ATGGCGACGGACAGATCTGTCGTGCGGCGGTACTACCTGTTCCGCGCGACGAACGCGGCCGGCTTCTACCTCCCCATCAGCGTCCTCTACCTGCTGGACCAGGGGTTCGGCCTCGGGTTCGTCGCGCTGGTGCAGGCGACGTTCTCCCTCGCGATGCTGGCCGCCGAGATCCCCTCGGGGTACCTCGGCGACCGAATCGGCCGGCGGGCCAGTCTGGCCGTCGGCAACCTGCTCCGGGCGGCGGGGATGGCGGGCTACGCGTTCGTCGAGACGCCCGTGGGCTTCGTGGCGATGCAGGTCGTCTGGGCGACGGGCTGGGCGTTCCGCTCGGGGACGGGCGACGCCTGGCTCTACGAGCTGCTCGCCCGCACCTGCGACGACGACGGGTTCGCCCGCATCAAGGGACGCGGGAGCACCGTGTTGCTCCTCACGTCGGCGGTGACGGCCATCGCCGGCGGGCTGCTCTACGGCGTCGCCCACGAGCTGCCGTTCCTGCTCAGCGCGACGCTCGCCGTCGCCGGCGTCCCCGTGCTGTACACGTTCCCGTCGGTCCGGGTCGAGGACGACGACGCCGACGTGTTCACCGTTCGGGAGGCGGTCCGGATGCTCCGCGTGCAGGCGAGTCGCGAAAGCGTCCGCTGGCTCGTCGCCTACGTCGGGCTGTTCTACGGCCTGTTCGGGCTCGCCCGGATGGTCGAGCAGCCGGCGCTGGACGCGCTCGGCGTCCCGGCCGCTGGTCTCGGTGTCGTCTTCGCGGCGTTCAAGCTCGTCTCCGCGGGGGCGGCCTCGACGGCGGGCTGGTTCGAGGAGCGACTCGGCGCGCGCGGTGTCTTCGGCCTGCTCGTCCCGGTGTTCGCCGTGGCGTTCGTCATCGGGGCGTTCTTTCCCGTGTTCCTCGTCCCGACGTTCTTCCTGTACCGGAGCGTCCGGTCGGTCGTCCAGCCCGTCCAGAACCAGTACCTGAACGACCGGCTGGCGGACGTGGGTCGGGCGACGGTGCTCTCGGGCGTCTCGATGGTGCTGTCGCTGTCGAGCGGGCTGATGAAGCTCGCGACGGGCGGCATCGCGGAGCAGCTCGGGCCGCTCGCGTTCCTCCCCAGAGCAGGTGCGGTCGTCGTCGTCGTCGCCTGCCTGCTCTGGTTCCTCACGCGGCCCGTACGGAGCGGCGCAGGCACGGCCGCGGTTCCGGGCGGAGGGGCAGCAGCCTCTGACTGA